Sequence from the Muntiacus reevesi chromosome 9, mMunRee1.1, whole genome shotgun sequence genome:
agtttattttcctgGGACTTTCTCCCAATCAGCTGGTGCAGAAAGTCTGCTTTGTGATATTTCTGCTCCTGTATGTAGCCATCGTGCTGGGGAATTTCCTCATTGTCCTCACTGTCATGAGCAGCAGAAGCCTTGgctcccccatgtacttcttcctgagcTACCTGTCCTTTGTGGAGATCTGCTACGCCTCTACGACAGCCCCCAGACTCATCTCAGATCTGCTGGCTGAAAGGAAAGCCATATCTTTGTGGGGCTGcatgtcacagcttttctttattCACTTGTTTGGTGGCACTGAGATTTTCCTGCTcaccgtgatggcctatgaccgctacgtggccatctgcaagcccctcAACTACAGCACCATCATGAACCGACAGGCGTGTGCCTTCCTGGTGGGAGCAGCATGGATGGGGGGCTTTGTTCATTCCTTGGCTCAAATCCTTCTCGTCTTCCGcttgcccttctgtggccccaatgtgaTCGACCACTATTTCTGTGATGTGCTTCCCCTGCTCAAACTTGCCTGCTCTGACACCTTCCTCGTTGGTCTTCTGATCGTTGCCAACGGGGGGACCCTGTCTGTGATCAGCTTCGTGGCCCTCTTAGCCTCCTATGTGGTCATCTTGCTGCATCTGAGGACTCGGAGCTCCGAGGGGCGGCTCAaggccctgtccacctgtgggtcCCACATCACCGTGGTCACCTTGTTCTTTGGGCCCTGCGTCTTCATCTATCTGAGACCTTCCACCACCCTGTCTGCGGACAAGACGGTGGCCGTGTTCTATACGGTGATCACCCCACTGCTCAACCCTGTCATCTACTCCCTGAGAAATGCTGAAGTGAAGAAGGCCATGGAGAGGCTGTGGATCAGAGCAATGAAGCTAGAAGAGAGGTAGAGGCTGAGCCTTGGTCTTGATCTGTGAGTTTAGAATGATGCTAAGACCAGCATTTAAAAATCCTAttatagaggaaaataaaaagagaaatgctcacaataaacattttattaaaaatatgcatattgttgcattcaataaaaatgtaaaagattatGTCTAAGTAGATGTCAACCCTGAAGGAAATCTACTCCATCTttcaagaagtaaaaaaaaaaataaataaataaataaaaagatgcctAGTCCAAACTAAAGGGGCAGAACAGGATGAAATTCAGTTTCAGGACTTGTTAGTTCTAGAGTATTCTAACTGGTTTCCATGCTCAACAGCTTCATTATAATTACTTGTAAAATATTTCCTCTTACGGATATACTTTTACTTAAGccattgttggggcttccctggtggctcagaggttaaagcatctgcctgcaatgcgggagacctgggttcaatccctgggtcgggaagatcccctggagaaggaactggcaacccactccagtattcttgtctggagaatcccatggatggaggagcctggtgggctacagtccacggggtcgcaaagagtaggacacaactgagcgacttcatagCCATAGCTAAGCCATTGTTATGGTTAGAAGTTTagatcatttctaattttttagtcATATAAGTAACactgagggaaaaaataatactGAGGTCAGTATCTGTGAATAGAAATActtcactgtatttttaaaggaAGCTCACTtgctcttctggcctggagaattccatggactgtgtagtccatggggttgcaaagagttggacatgattgagtcactttcattttcacttgctcTTTGTATTTTCTGTATAAACTGTTCCTATAATTTCCCCATCTATATTTGGGTTGTGGTTCTTTTTATTAAGTTCGAAGgactatttaaatgtaaatatttgttctttctgGTATGAACTGTAGTGCACGCATATATGCgaagtcacttcactcatgtctgactttttgtgaccccatggattgtagcccgctaggctcctctgtccatgcaactctccaggcaagaatactggagtgggttaccatcctcctgcagaggatcttcctgacccagggatggaacctgcttctcctgtggctcctgcattgcggtcagattctttaccactgagccaccggggaagcccttcacAATGTATACACATGTCAGAACATCATACTGTATGTCTTAAATATGTACCATTCTTACTTTTCAAgtctatttcaattaaaatagaaaattaaactcAGTATTAGCTCatgcttatttgctcagttgtgtccgactttctgcgactccatggactgcagcccaccaggctcctctgtccatggggactctccaggcaagaatactggagtgggttgccttgccctcctccaggggatcgtcccaacgcagggatggagcccaggtctcccacattgcaggaagtctttaccaacttagctacCAGTATTAACTCTTTCTAAGCAGATGGTGtgggcacgtgtgtgtgcatgtgcacacgcaTGTGCATGTATATTCACGGGTCTCTGACTCAAAGGGGTGAGGTAAGGCAGAAAGGAAACTCTCTCTTCCTGCATCTTTGGCCACAGAAATGCACACCCTGGGCCATTGTTTATATCACTTCCTTTCATTCCATCAGCCTGTGTTATTCCTAGAAGTCCTTCCCAGGTTCTGGATGTAAAAAAGCTGTTAAACATGCAGTGGTTTTAcaacatttgtttctttttcagagaTACAATGGTGAGAAGTTAAGAAATCCTGAGCCTATTACAGTAGCTAATGccatttagttaaaaaaaaaagttatggagATAGGCATTGATGGAGAAAGGTTTAACACAGGTTCCTTTAAATAGTGAGAAATCCTGGGGCTTTAAAAATAGAGTTTCTGTTCTTGAAGTATTTGAGATGAGTTACAGGAGGAggccacacacatacaccactgtTTTACAATTTATTTGGCCAAACATACAAAGCTCTGAGGAAGTAGCATGGCTGCAAGAACAGAAGCAGGCTGGGGGCATATTCTAGTTCTATTTCCTTCTGGCCTCTCTGCTTCATAGTGAGGCACCAGCTACTGGTGACACATTCTGTGTGGATGGGAGCTGCTACACTG
This genomic interval carries:
- the LOC136174662 gene encoding olfactory receptor 4X2-like: MAVTHNVTEFIFLGLSPNQLVQKVCFVIFLLLYVAIVLGNFLIVLTVMSSRSLGSPMYFFLSYLSFVEICYASTTAPRLISDLLAERKAISLWGCMSQLFFIHLFGGTEIFLLTVMAYDRYVAICKPLNYSTIMNRQACAFLVGAAWMGGFVHSLAQILLVFRLPFCGPNVIDHYFCDVLPLLKLACSDTFLVGLLIVANGGTLSVISFVALLASYVVILLHLRTRSSEGRLKALSTCGSHITVVTLFFGPCVFIYLRPSTTLSADKTVAVFYTVITPLLNPVIYSLRNAEVKKAMERLWIRAMKLEER